One genomic region from Magnetofaba australis IT-1 encodes:
- the gnd gene encoding phosphogluconate dehydrogenase (NAD(+)-dependent, decarboxylating), with the protein MKIGFVGLGKMGGNMVTRLMQAGHEMVVFAHEAEVVAEFANKGAVGAGSLAELVANLPSPSIVWLMVPSGAPTQQNLDDLSGLLDAGDIIIDGGNSDWRETQQRSAALAEKGIILLDCGTSGGVWGLENGYCLMTGGDAAATETLTPIFTDLAPQNGYLHCGPSGAGHFVKMVHNGIEYGMMQAYAEGFQIMQQAPFDIDLAAVSGVWRHGSVVRSWLLDLAELALREDPNLDKLEPYVSDSGEGRWTVETAIDLAVPAPVITAALFARFQSRDREAFGHKLLAALRNQFGGHAVKAKS; encoded by the coding sequence ATGAAAATCGGATTTGTCGGATTGGGCAAAATGGGCGGCAACATGGTGACCCGCTTGATGCAGGCGGGTCATGAGATGGTGGTGTTCGCCCATGAGGCCGAGGTGGTGGCGGAGTTCGCCAATAAAGGCGCAGTGGGGGCCGGTTCGCTGGCGGAGTTGGTGGCGAATCTGCCCAGCCCGAGCATCGTCTGGTTGATGGTGCCCTCGGGGGCGCCCACGCAGCAGAATCTGGACGACCTGTCCGGCCTGCTGGACGCGGGCGACATCATCATTGACGGCGGTAACTCCGATTGGCGCGAGACCCAGCAGCGCAGCGCCGCGTTGGCGGAAAAGGGGATCATCCTGCTGGACTGCGGCACCAGCGGCGGCGTGTGGGGGCTGGAGAACGGCTACTGCCTGATGACCGGCGGCGATGCGGCGGCCACCGAGACCCTGACGCCCATCTTCACCGATTTGGCCCCGCAGAACGGCTATCTGCACTGCGGCCCCAGCGGCGCCGGGCACTTTGTGAAGATGGTCCACAACGGCATCGAATACGGCATGATGCAGGCCTACGCCGAGGGCTTCCAGATTATGCAGCAGGCGCCGTTTGATATCGACCTGGCGGCGGTGAGCGGGGTGTGGCGCCACGGCAGCGTGGTACGCTCCTGGCTGCTGGATCTGGCCGAACTGGCGCTGCGAGAAGATCCCAATCTGGACAAGCTGGAGCCCTATGTCTCCGACAGCGGCGAGGGGCGTTGGACAGTGGAGACCGCCATCGACCTGGCTGTGCCCGCGCCGGTGATCACCGCCGCGCTGTTCGCCCGCTTCCAGTCGCGCGACCGGGAGGCGTTCGGGCATAAACTGTTGGCGGCGCTGCGCAATCAATTCGGCGGCCATGCGGTCAAGGCCAAGTCCTGA
- the zwf gene encoding glucose-6-phosphate dehydrogenase, which yields MRQAQPAILALFGATGDLAKRKLIPALYDLHRKGALPRPFLILGLGRKPVSDADFAAQAGAALARFGAGGEELRDVEPFTRLFRYQQLDPADSQAYAALAERMATLWEESRMETRNALFYLALPPSLYAPTADGLHAVGLADQSDGWRRMIVEKPFGEDLASGVALNRNLLERFEERQIYRIDHYLGKETVQNILALRFANAIFEPVWNRSHISHLEVTAAETIGVEDRGGYFDGAGILRDMVQNHLLQVLATVTMEPPVAFDAAAVRNETAKVLQSLRPITAENIHEHVVRGQYLSANVRGDDLAAYRDEGGVAPESRTETFVAIRAHIDNWRWGGIPIYIRSGKRLPTRVTEVAVHFRQPPHQFFQRADGAAPGANRLIIRIQPDEGILVEFGLKTPAAGFQIQNVGMDFHYSDLGESPIPSAYERLLLDGLLGDATLFARSDAVEWGWRFVQPILDAWATDPEIPLYGYPAGTWGPPETKTLFKEGGEFRYPCRNLTTDGGYCAL from the coding sequence ATGAGACAGGCGCAACCGGCCATTCTGGCGCTGTTCGGCGCCACTGGGGATCTGGCCAAACGCAAATTGATCCCCGCGCTGTATGATCTGCATCGCAAAGGGGCGCTGCCGCGTCCGTTCCTGATCCTGGGGTTGGGGCGCAAGCCGGTCAGCGACGCCGATTTCGCCGCCCAGGCGGGGGCGGCGCTGGCGCGCTTTGGCGCAGGGGGCGAAGAGTTGCGCGATGTGGAGCCCTTCACCCGGCTGTTCCGCTATCAGCAACTTGACCCTGCCGATTCCCAAGCTTACGCGGCGCTGGCCGAGCGCATGGCGACCTTGTGGGAGGAGTCCCGCATGGAGACGCGCAATGCGCTGTTCTACCTGGCGCTGCCCCCAAGTCTCTATGCCCCCACGGCGGATGGTCTGCACGCCGTTGGGCTGGCCGACCAGAGCGACGGCTGGCGGCGCATGATCGTGGAGAAGCCGTTTGGCGAGGATCTCGCCTCCGGTGTGGCGCTCAACCGCAACCTGCTGGAGCGCTTTGAGGAGCGGCAGATCTATCGCATCGATCACTATCTGGGCAAGGAGACGGTGCAGAACATCCTCGCCCTGCGCTTTGCCAACGCCATTTTCGAGCCGGTGTGGAATCGCAGCCACATCAGCCATCTGGAGGTGACCGCCGCCGAGACCATCGGCGTGGAGGATCGCGGCGGCTACTTCGACGGCGCGGGCATCCTGCGCGATATGGTGCAGAACCATCTGTTGCAAGTATTGGCTACGGTCACCATGGAGCCGCCGGTGGCGTTTGACGCCGCCGCCGTGCGCAACGAGACCGCCAAGGTGTTGCAGTCGCTGCGTCCGATCACGGCGGAGAACATTCACGAGCATGTGGTGCGGGGGCAGTATCTCTCCGCCAATGTGCGTGGCGACGATCTGGCCGCCTATCGGGATGAGGGCGGCGTGGCCCCGGAGTCGCGCACCGAGACCTTTGTGGCGATCCGCGCCCATATCGACAACTGGCGCTGGGGCGGCATCCCCATCTACATCCGCTCGGGCAAGCGTCTGCCCACCCGCGTCACCGAGGTGGCGGTGCACTTCCGTCAGCCGCCGCACCAGTTCTTTCAACGCGCCGACGGCGCCGCCCCGGGGGCCAATCGGCTGATTATCCGCATCCAGCCTGACGAAGGCATTCTGGTGGAGTTCGGTCTCAAAACCCCGGCGGCGGGCTTCCAGATTCAGAACGTGGGGATGGATTTCCACTACAGCGATCTGGGCGAATCGCCCATCCCCAGCGCCTACGAGCGGCTGTTGCTGGATGGATTGCTGGGCGACGCCACCCTGTTTGCGCGCAGCGATGCGGTGGAGTGGGGCTGGCGCTTTGTGCAGCCGATTCTGGACGCCTGGGCCACTGACCCGGAGATCCCGCTGTATGGCTACCCGGCGGGCACATGGGGGCCGCCGGAAACCAAAACTCTGTTCAAGGAGGGCGGCGAGTTTCGCTATCCGTGCCGCAATCTCACCACCGACGGGGGCTACTGTGCCCTCTGA
- a CDS encoding 6-phosphogluconolactonase: protein MPSEAPNIQICADADAAALALAEALLAALTAHDASEPLSLVVSGGGTPERLFRLLGGAWRARIPWRKLALYWVDERCVAPDDPQSNHGMLLRAFGGALPADLAAYQRMRGEDPPQQEAARYAALLPPRLDWIWLGMGDDGHTASLFPGEAAGGGRCHGARNPLSGQARITLSEQEILRAERVTFLVTGASKSATLQTVLSDLQCDLPAARIARARRVGWLLDADSAPPYLQ from the coding sequence GTGCCCTCTGAGGCCCCGAATATCCAAATTTGCGCCGATGCCGACGCCGCCGCTTTGGCGCTGGCGGAAGCGCTGCTGGCGGCGCTGACGGCGCACGATGCGTCCGAACCACTCTCTCTGGTGGTCTCGGGCGGCGGCACGCCGGAACGGCTGTTCCGTCTGCTGGGGGGCGCATGGCGCGCGCGCATTCCCTGGCGCAAGCTCGCCCTCTACTGGGTGGACGAACGTTGCGTCGCCCCGGACGATCCCCAGAGCAACCACGGCATGCTGTTGCGCGCTTTTGGCGGGGCGCTGCCCGCCGACTTAGCGGCGTATCAGCGCATGCGCGGCGAAGATCCCCCGCAGCAGGAGGCGGCGCGCTATGCCGCGCTGTTGCCGCCGCGTTTGGATTGGATCTGGCTGGGCATGGGCGATGACGGCCACACCGCCTCGCTGTTCCCCGGCGAAGCGGCGGGCGGCGGGCGTTGCCATGGGGCGCGCAATCCGCTCTCGGGACAGGCGCGCATCACCTTGAGCGAACAGGAGATCCTGCGCGCAGAGCGGGTGACGTTCCTGGTCACCGGCGCCAGCAAGAGCGCAACGCTGCAGACGGTCCTGTCCGACCTCCAGTGCGACCTGCCCGCCGCGCGCATAGCCCGGGCGCGCAGGGTGGGTTGGCTCCTCGACGCGGATTCCGCCCCGCCTTATCTGCAATAA
- a CDS encoding cache domain-containing protein, producing the protein MRSEQSETATAKSFDADRSSHATLRNRVTARWRLALSLVLAAALFLGVGGWMWRQWDAQGSEHVMQRAQASAAVGNAVFQWLLEQEARVLEEALRPLLINPDLRAAFVARERDRLHALAQPLFVKLRARRRVTHFYFHLPSGVNFLRVHHPKRFGDQIQRVTLEQARASGEIASGIELGPLGTLALRVVSPVRQDGQIIGYLELGEEINHVAPMVKRISGGDLLVGVFKSLLSRKTWIEGQAALGNADSDWDEYPNMIISDRTAHLWAPDLDLHIMTQGHGGVSFVSRVGSRKMVVTHFVLRDAGKREIGALFFLQELAALSAAGDAQQQRVMFGLLILAAGVLAILLISHMGLSLVYAADVRRSQRLLQESLDAQSDLQRQRFTLQEALQTHQRALAEEQALNTLKRLALTAPTQQAFLEGALDSLLNGMPWLGSLEEGCVFLTETDSAGAQRLRLTAAHRLSPKLRTQCAVLEFGQCLCGRAAQSRQPVFAEHVDERHEILFDGMAAHGHFILPLIQDNQMLGVLNLYLPDGAERSAGDEAFLTRAAEAMALGLTTRSLRGRSWKAHVKKGE; encoded by the coding sequence ATGCGTTCCGAGCAGAGCGAAACGGCCACGGCGAAATCTTTTGACGCGGATCGTTCCAGCCATGCAACTCTGCGCAACCGTGTTACCGCACGGTGGCGTTTGGCGCTCTCATTGGTGTTGGCGGCCGCGCTGTTTCTTGGGGTGGGCGGCTGGATGTGGCGGCAGTGGGACGCTCAGGGCTCCGAACATGTGATGCAGCGCGCGCAAGCCAGCGCGGCGGTGGGCAATGCGGTGTTCCAGTGGTTGCTGGAGCAGGAGGCGCGCGTGTTGGAGGAGGCGTTGCGCCCTCTTCTGATAAACCCAGACCTGCGCGCCGCTTTTGTCGCACGAGAGCGAGACAGGCTGCATGCTCTGGCGCAGCCGCTGTTTGTCAAACTGCGGGCGCGGCGGCGGGTGACGCACTTCTATTTTCACCTGCCCAGCGGGGTGAATTTTTTGCGCGTGCATCACCCCAAACGCTTCGGAGACCAAATCCAACGGGTCACCTTGGAGCAGGCGCGCGCCAGCGGCGAGATCGCCAGCGGCATTGAGTTGGGTCCTCTCGGCACCCTGGCCCTACGCGTGGTGTCGCCGGTGCGCCAGGATGGCCAGATTATCGGCTATCTGGAGCTGGGGGAGGAGATCAATCACGTTGCGCCCATGGTCAAACGCATCAGCGGCGGGGATCTGCTGGTGGGGGTGTTCAAATCCCTCCTTTCGCGCAAAACCTGGATTGAAGGTCAGGCTGCTCTGGGCAACGCGGATTCCGATTGGGATGAGTATCCCAATATGATCATCAGCGATCGCACGGCGCATCTGTGGGCCCCGGACCTGGATCTTCACATTATGACCCAGGGGCATGGGGGGGTGAGTTTTGTCTCCCGAGTGGGATCGCGAAAAATGGTGGTGACCCATTTTGTCTTGCGCGATGCAGGGAAACGGGAGATCGGCGCGCTGTTCTTCCTGCAGGAGTTGGCCGCCCTGAGCGCTGCTGGAGACGCGCAGCAGCAGCGCGTGATGTTTGGCCTGTTGATATTGGCTGCAGGGGTGTTGGCGATCCTGTTGATTTCGCATATGGGGCTGAGCTTGGTCTATGCGGCTGATGTGCGCCGAAGTCAGCGTTTGTTGCAGGAGAGTCTGGACGCACAGAGCGATCTGCAGCGTCAGCGCTTTACGCTGCAAGAGGCGCTGCAGACGCATCAGCGCGCATTGGCCGAAGAGCAGGCGCTCAATACCCTCAAGCGTCTGGCCCTCACGGCGCCGACACAGCAGGCCTTTTTGGAAGGGGCGCTGGACAGTCTGCTCAACGGCATGCCTTGGTTGGGGAGTCTGGAGGAGGGGTGCGTCTTCTTAACCGAAACCGACTCCGCTGGCGCGCAGCGCTTGCGCCTGACCGCCGCCCATCGTCTGTCGCCGAAGCTGCGCACACAATGCGCTGTACTGGAGTTTGGCCAGTGTTTGTGTGGCCGCGCCGCGCAGTCGCGTCAACCGGTGTTTGCGGAACATGTGGATGAGCGGCATGAGATTCTGTTCGATGGCATGGCGGCGCATGGGCACTTCATTTTGCCATTGATTCAGGATAATCAAATGCTGGGGGTGCTCAATCTCTATCTGCCTGATGGCGCGGAGCGCAGCGCCGGCGATGAGGCGTTTTTAACCCGCGCCGCGGAAGCCATGGCGTTGGGGCTGACCACGCGGTCGCTGCGTGGGCGCTCTTGGAAGGCCCATGTGAAAAAGGGGGAGTGA
- a CDS encoding ABC transporter substrate-binding protein, which produces MTGIQWRNALRYCMTSLMLSIVAVALSGCEKPPQELPTLRIAHAPHDHHAPLYVAAMNPDYFKQHGGVWLREKRFRQAYQLMEGDRAIANVEIGSHTGGQELIRRLSEEQYDLSFGGVPAILKYIDKGRSIRMLAPVMAEGAGLVMGVDSPARDWDSFLELAKTRKEPLRIGYKSQFSVQNLIFEHALSVSNVPFSSDADDAKARILLINLNGPKNLIPALKNQLVDGFVIMQPFLAKAEAQGVGKTVAMLHELPPQGKWRGHPCCALAAHNNFLAKHPDLSRKMTALMWRARDLVREKPLQSAKQVAAWLNGSEDVEALSLPTIDFSVQLDESWRRGVHYWIEAMQHRGSLAGQVRAARSPAELDALLYDRALYQQACQEAP; this is translated from the coding sequence ATGACTGGAATTCAATGGCGAAACGCCCTACGTTACTGCATGACGTCGCTGATGTTGAGCATTGTCGCCGTGGCGTTGAGCGGGTGTGAGAAGCCGCCGCAAGAGTTGCCGACTCTGCGCATCGCCCATGCCCCCCATGACCATCATGCGCCGCTCTATGTGGCGGCCATGAACCCGGACTATTTCAAACAACACGGCGGCGTTTGGCTGCGGGAGAAGCGATTTCGCCAAGCCTATCAGTTGATGGAGGGCGATCGCGCCATCGCCAATGTGGAGATCGGCTCGCACACTGGCGGTCAGGAGCTGATTCGCCGCCTGTCCGAAGAGCAGTATGACCTCTCCTTTGGCGGCGTGCCGGCGATTTTAAAATATATCGACAAGGGGCGCTCCATCCGCATGTTGGCGCCGGTCATGGCCGAAGGGGCGGGACTGGTGATGGGCGTGGACTCTCCGGCCCGCGATTGGGACTCCTTCCTGGAGCTGGCCAAAACGCGCAAAGAGCCGCTGCGAATCGGTTATAAATCCCAGTTTTCCGTACAGAATCTCATTTTTGAACACGCGTTGAGCGTGAGTAATGTTCCCTTCTCCAGCGATGCCGACGACGCCAAGGCGCGGATTCTCCTGATCAATCTGAACGGGCCGAAAAACCTCATTCCCGCGTTGAAGAATCAGTTGGTTGACGGATTCGTCATCATGCAGCCCTTTCTGGCCAAAGCCGAGGCCCAGGGCGTGGGCAAAACCGTGGCGATGCTGCATGAACTGCCGCCGCAAGGCAAATGGCGTGGCCACCCCTGCTGCGCCCTGGCTGCGCACAACAACTTCCTGGCCAAACATCCAGATTTGAGCCGCAAAATGACCGCGCTGATGTGGCGTGCGCGGGATCTGGTTCGAGAGAAGCCGCTGCAGAGCGCCAAACAGGTGGCCGCCTGGCTGAATGGCTCTGAGGATGTGGAGGCGCTTTCGCTGCCCACCATCGACTTCTCCGTGCAGTTGGATGAGAGCTGGCGACGCGGCGTGCACTACTGGATTGAAGCGATGCAGCATCGCGGCTCACTGGCTGGACAGGTGCGCGCGGCGCGTTCCCCCGCTGAACTGGATGCGCTGCTGTATGACCGCGCGCTCTACCAACAGGCGTGTCAGGAGGCTCCATGA